Genomic DNA from Leptotrichia wadei:
TGAATTTTTACAAATTTCATAATTTACAAAACAGTCATTGCTCATATTTTCATCACTAATACAAAAAATCTTAACATTCTTATCTTTTGAAAATAATTGTCGTGCGATTGCATATCCATCGCCTCCATTATTTCCCTTTCCACAAATAATAAGAAAATTATCTTCATTCTTGCTAATATGCTTTGTAAATGAAATCGCTGCATTTTCCATAAGCATAATACTCGGTATTCTCAATTCATTAATCGCATAACTGTCAATTTTTCTTGTAGTTTCGTTTCCACCTAATAACATTTTCATCACCCCATTATGTCCTGTTATTTTTTAAATATCAAAATCCTGAAACTTTCCATCTTTTAATATTTTAACACTTTTAAATCCAATTTTTCGTATAATTTCCAAACTCTCATCAAAATAAAAATCAATGTTTTGAACTTCATGTGCATCTGAAGAAATGGTAACTGGAATATTTTTAGCTAAAATTCTTTCAAGTATAAAAGAACTTGGATAAGGTGTCTGAGTCCATCCACGTGACATTCCTCCTGTGTTAATTTCAACAATTGCTCCAGATTTAGCAATTTCATCCAATACATATTCGACTTTATTTTTATACCAATCAGCACTTTCATCAAAATATTTAAAATCTTTATTAAATTTTTTTACCAAATCCAAATGCCCAATAATATCAGGCTTTTGAGTGTGCACCATTTTTACGATATTATCAAAATATGCTTCAATAAATGCCTTTTTATCTTCATTTGCATAATTTTTTATTCCGTACTCTAAAATTTCAGGCGTATTATCAACACAGTAATACTCATCCTTTTCTTTATCCTTTATATAATGAACCGATCCGATTCTAAAATCAAGTCCTAAATTTTTATCAAGTTTTGAATTAAATCCCGAATAAAAATCAGCCTCAATACCAACATAAACTTGAATTCTATCTTTATATTTCTCTTTCAAATTTTTTAATTCTTTCAAATATTCTAATGTTCCTTTTTCAGACATACAATATTCCGTATCAAATTTTGTGAAAGAATGCCCTGAAAGACCAACACTTGTAAATCCTTTTTCTATTGCTGTTAAAATATAGTCTTCAGCATTGTTTTTTCCATCGCAGTAAAATGTGTGAGCATGAAGATTTGATGGGAAAATTATTATTTTAGTTTTCATTTTTATCAGCTCCTTGTATTGTGATATAATGTTTTTTTACTTTTCACCACCCATTTTTTCCTGTTTCACCTTATGATCAACAACATGTCTTTTAGCCAGTTCATCTTTCACATCTTGAATAGTAAGCCCTTGCTCAATCATTAAAACCAAAGTGTGATAATATAAATCTGCAATTTCATATCTCAATTCATCATTATCATTATTTTTAGCCCCAATTATAACTTCCGTACATTCTTCTCCAACTTTTTTTAAAATTTTATCAAGCCCTTTTTCAAACAAATAAGTCGTATAAGATTTTTCATTTGGATTAACTTTTCTATCTTTTATCAATTCATAAAGTTTTTCAGGCGTAAAACTGCTATAATCTTCTGCTTCAAACAATGAATTAAAAAAGCAACTTTCAGCACCAGTATGACAAGCAGGCCCATCTTTTTTTACTTCCACAAGCAAAGCATCCGCATCACAATCATATTTTACTGAAACAACATGCTGATAATTCCCTGAAGTTTCCCCTTTTAGCCAAAGTTCTTGTCTACTTCTGCTAAAAAAACAAGTTTTCTTATCTCTTAAAGTTATTTCAAGACTTTCTTTATTCATATACGCAAGTGTCAATACTTCTTTTGTATAATAATCCTGTATTATCACAGGAACAAGTCCTTTTTCATCAAATTTTATTTGCTCTATATTCATTTTTACCTCTTTTCTAAAATTATTTATTTTAATATTTTAATATTTCTCTCAATAAGTAAATATACTTTAATAAATCTTCCATTTCAAAAACAGAAACTTCATAAATCATTTCTCTTCCTTTTACATATAAATCACACTTCGTAAAATTTCTTCTTTTATTTCATCTTTATATTTCTGAACTTTTGGATTTTTAAATTTATACTCAAACATACTTTCATCAACTAAATCCACTTTTTTCATAATAATTTCTTCTTAGTTCATTTTCAAAATTTTTCTCATTAAATGTCAAATTCTCATCTCAACGCCATTACTCTTCAAATACTTTTTCAACTTCATAATTTCCACTTCTTTAAAATGAAAAATCGAAGCTGCAAGTCCTGCATCAATTCCTGGAATTTTAAATAACTCTCTAAAATGCTCCATATTTCCAGCTCCACCTGATGCAACTATTGGGATTGATAATTTTTGTGATAAAATTTCAAGTAATTCCAAGTCAAATCCATTTTTAACTCCATCTGTGTCGATACTATTTACAACAACTTCTCCAGCACCATTTTCCTGACCATTTACAAACCACTCTATCGCATCAATCCCAGTACTTTCTCTTCCACCTTTTGCAAAAACTTTAAATTTTCCATCAACTCGTTTTACATCGACTGACAAAACTACACATTGATCTCCATATTTTTTTGCAGCTTCTTCAATTAATTTTGGATTTCTTATTGCCCCAGAATTTACGCTCACCTTATCAGCTCCAGCTTTTAAAACTCTATCAAAATCATCCAGCGTATTTATTCCACCGCCAACAGTAAGCGGAATAAATATTTGACTCGCCACTTCTTTCAAAATATCTGTAAACAAGCCTCTTTCCTCAACCGAAGCCGTAATATCATAAAAAACAAGCTCATCAGCCCCAGATTTATTGTAAAATTTAGCAAGCTCAACTGGACTGTCAACTTCTTTTATCCCAGTAAAGTTCACACCTTTCACTACTTTCCCATTTCTCACATCAAGACACGGAATTATTCTTTTTGCAAGCATTCTTATACCTACTTTCTTTGTTAAATTTATTTATTTAGCCTATTATAAATTTTTATACACAACTAAAAAATATTATTTACTAATTTCTAAAACTTCCTTCAAATCAAGATTTCCTGAATAAATCGCCTTTCCCACAATTGCTCCATAAATATGATTTTTGTTAAGTTCTTTAATCTCATCTAAAAATGTAATTCCGCCTGAAGCAATAATATCTGAATTAACTACTTTCGACAATTTTTTATAAATTTCAAGATTTGTCCCGCTTAACATTCCATCTTTTGAAATATCAGTATAAATTATTGTTTTCACACCTATATCCGATAATTTTTTGCAAAATTCAACCGAGTTCAATTCTACAGTTTCAGTCCATCCTTTAACCGCAACTTTCTCATCTTTCGCATCTACAGAAACTGCAATTTTATCGCCATATTTTTTTACCATTTCCTTCAAAAATTCTTCATTTTCAACGGCAATCGTTCCTAAAATAACACGGTTTACTCCCAATTCAATATATTTTTTTATTCTTTCTTCATCACGAATTCCACCACCAACTTGAACAAAAAAATCACTTTTTTCAACCAATTCTTTTATAACTTCATAATTTTTTGTATTCCCATCTTTAGCTCCATCCAAATCCACAATATGAAGATTTTTTGAATTATTTTTATTAAAAAAGTCCAAAACTTCAACAGGATTCTTAAAAAATACTTCCACTTGGTTATAATCCCCTTGTTTTAATCTAACCGCCTGTCCGTTATGTAAATCTATCGCTGGAAAAATTTCTATCATAGTTATTTTCTCCTTTTATTTTTAAAATTTTTTATCATTTATTAAAATTTGAAATTTTTAACAATAATATTTAAGATAAAAATTCTTTTATTGAATTTTTATGTTGTTACTTTTACAATGATTATTCATTTTTAAAATATCAATCAAACATATTTATTTTTTTTAAATTTTCTTCAAACAATTTTTTATTATTATAGAAATCATTTTTATTTGCCCTTGCCAACTCTGATTTTATAAACCAATTCTGATACTTACTATAATCTAATATTTCTTTATCAGGCTTATTTTTTCCTTCAAAATTTTTATAATAAAAATCAATTGCATCCTGTGTACGATTCTCATTTAAATAGAAACTTATTGCAAACCATCCCATTGTTAATTTATACGCCCAAGCCTGTTCATCAGAAATATGTGATTCTTCCGTTTTTTTCTTATCATCACACATTTTCATAATAGAATTTAAGCTTGCAAGTGCTGTTTTTTCATCTATTTGCATAACATTCCAAATTGCATCCTCTCCTATTGTATATGTTACAGCAATTCTAGTAATCAAATAATCTGGATATTTTTCTTTAAGTATTTCATAATTTTTATTGTAAGAATCAAAATCTCCCTTATTGGAATAATACATATTTGAAAAAAACAATTTTGACACTTCATAAGGATTATATTTTTCATATCGTTTTAAATTATTTAATTTTTCTGCATCACTTTTTCCAAGTGCGTTATAAATATTTATCAAGTTTTCTGACAGAACAAAATTCTTTTCGTTCTTTTTCAACAATTCTTCAATCTTTAATGCCAATTTTTTTACTTTTTCTCTGTCAGGTTCACTCACTACATTAGGCATTTCCTTATCCAATTCTATTGTTTTTAGTATTATTTCTTGAGAAACTCCTAATTTTGATAAATCCTGACTTATCATCTCGCTTCGACTTTTCGCATTCAAATTCACTATTGCAAAAATACTCATCA
This window encodes:
- the hisJ gene encoding histidinol-phosphatase HisJ, yielding MKTKIIIFPSNLHAHTFYCDGKNNAEDYILTAIEKGFTSVGLSGHSFTKFDTEYCMSEKGTLEYLKELKNLKEKYKDRIQVYVGIEADFYSGFNSKLDKNLGLDFRIGSVHYIKDKEKDEYYCVDNTPEILEYGIKNYANEDKKAFIEAYFDNIVKMVHTQKPDIIGHLDLVKKFNKDFKYFDESADWYKNKVEYVLDEIAKSGAIVEINTGGMSRGWTQTPYPSSFILERILAKNIPVTISSDAHEVQNIDFYFDESLEIIRKIGFKSVKILKDGKFQDFDI
- the hisIE gene encoding bifunctional phosphoribosyl-AMP cyclohydrolase/phosphoribosyl-ATP diphosphatase HisIE — protein: MNIEQIKFDEKGLVPVIIQDYYTKEVLTLAYMNKESLEITLRDKKTCFFSRSRQELWLKGETSGNYQHVVSVKYDCDADALLVEVKKDGPACHTGAESCFFNSLFEAEDYSSFTPEKLYELIKDRKVNPNEKSYTTYLFEKGLDKILKKVGEECTEVIIGAKNNDNDELRYEIADLYYHTLVLMIEQGLTIQDVKDELAKRHVVDHKVKQEKMGGEK
- the hisF gene encoding imidazole glycerol phosphate synthase subunit HisF; this encodes MLAKRIIPCLDVRNGKVVKGVNFTGIKEVDSPVELAKFYNKSGADELVFYDITASVEERGLFTDILKEVASQIFIPLTVGGGINTLDDFDRVLKAGADKVSVNSGAIRNPKLIEEAAKKYGDQCVVLSVDVKRVDGKFKVFAKGGRESTGIDAIEWFVNGQENGAGEVVVNSIDTDGVKNGFDLELLEILSQKLSIPIVASGGAGNMEHFRELFKIPGIDAGLAASIFHFKEVEIMKLKKYLKSNGVEMRI
- the hisA gene encoding 1-(5-phosphoribosyl)-5-[(5-phosphoribosylamino)methylideneamino]imidazole-4-carboxamide isomerase, with translation MIEIFPAIDLHNGQAVRLKQGDYNQVEVFFKNPVEVLDFFNKNNSKNLHIVDLDGAKDGNTKNYEVIKELVEKSDFFVQVGGGIRDEERIKKYIELGVNRVILGTIAVENEEFLKEMVKKYGDKIAVSVDAKDEKVAVKGWTETVELNSVEFCKKLSDIGVKTIIYTDISKDGMLSGTNLEIYKKLSKVVNSDIIASGGITFLDEIKELNKNHIYGAIVGKAIYSGNLDLKEVLEISK